In Nitrosococcus oceani ATCC 19707, the following proteins share a genomic window:
- a CDS encoding IS3-like element ISNoc1 family transposase (programmed frameshift), protein MKRSRFTESQIVSILKEADAGAKIKDLCRKHGISDATYYNWKAKYGGMSTSDLRRLKETEAELSQYKKMYAELAHENYALKDLIEKKPLRPLDKREAAQHLVAKHELSKTKACAAVQLSRSSWYRQPSQQAVRDQPVIDALNTMLKKYPRWGFWMCYDRMRLDGHAWNHKRVYRVYTAMKLNLPRRKKRRLPQRVQQPMVVEARANAEWSLDFMSDALYHGRRFRTLNVLDEGVREALDIVIDTSIPGARVVRTLDRLIEWRGKPDAIRVDNGPEYISQVFSEWCEKHGIKLNYIQPGKPNQNAYIERFNRTYRHEVLNAYVFESLRQVREITRAWIIEYNEERPHDSLGKIPPAMFRRQVENARNSTLELCH, encoded by the exons ATGAAACGAAGCCGATTTACCGAAAGCCAGATCGTATCGATTCTGAAAGAGGCAGATGCCGGAGCAAAGATTAAGGATCTTTGCCGCAAACACGGCATCAGCGATGCGACTTACTACAACTGGAAGGCGAAGTACGGTGGCATGAGTACATCGGACTTGCGACGGCTGAAGGAGACGGAGGCTGAGTTGTCGCAGTACAAGAAAATGTATGCGGAGCTCGCCCACGAGAATTACGCACTGAAGGATCTCATTGAGAAAAAGC CTCTGAGGCCACTGGATAAGCGCGAAGCGGCGCAGCACCTGGTGGCCAAACACGAGTTGAGCAAGACGAAAGCTTGCGCGGCCGTACAACTGTCGCGCTCGAGCTGGTATCGGCAGCCGTCGCAACAGGCGGTACGAGATCAGCCTGTCATCGATGCGCTCAACACGATGCTCAAGAAGTACCCACGCTGGGGCTTTTGGATGTGCTATGACCGAATGCGACTGGACGGCCATGCCTGGAATCACAAGCGAGTTTATCGAGTGTACACAGCGATGAAGCTGAATCTTCCTCGGCGCAAGAAGCGCCGGCTACCGCAGCGTGTGCAGCAGCCGATGGTGGTTGAGGCCCGAGCCAATGCTGAATGGTCTTTGGACTTTATGAGCGATGCGCTGTACCACGGTCGCCGCTTCCGCACGCTGAACGTGCTTGATGAGGGCGTCCGTGAAGCGCTGGATATCGTCATTGATACATCCATCCCTGGCGCTCGCGTTGTGCGGACCTTGGATCGTCTCATCGAATGGCGCGGCAAGCCGGATGCAATACGGGTGGACAACGGGCCAGAGTACATCTCCCAGGTGTTCTCGGAATGGTGCGAGAAGCACGGCATCAAACTGAACTACATCCAGCCAGGGAAACCGAACCAGAACGCGTACATCGAACGCTTCAACCGCACGTATCGACATGAGGTGCTGAATGCCTACGTGTTCGAATCGTTACGGCAAGTCAGAGAAATCACGCGAGCATGGATCATCGAATACAACGAAGAACGACCGCACGACAGCTTGGGAAAAATACCGCCTGCCATGTTCCGACGGCAGGTCGAAAACGCCAGAAACTCTACTTTAGAACTGTGTCATTGA